One window from the genome of Enterobacteriaceae bacterium Kacie_13 encodes:
- a CDS encoding alpha/beta fold hydrolase: protein MSQEARIFQESTFATSDGESLYFCHWSATEGNGKKVIVLFHRGHEYSGRLQHIVDELGMPDTHFYAWDARGHGQSPGARGYSPSLARSVLDVDEFVRFVAKDAQVSLEDIVVIAQSVGAVLVSTWVHDYAPKIRGMVLASPAFKVKLYVPFARTGLRLMQRIRGLFYVNSYVKGKFLSHDPERVASFEQDKLITRAIAVNILLDLYKTAERIVSDSAAITLPTQLLISGDDFVVHAKPQKQFYAGLRSAIKEQHILPGFYHDTLGEKDRALAFDKMKIFIDKLYAVQPYTFDYSHEDQWSPSAGAYRELQAPPKARSLEGMFYSSLSYGMKTVGRLSKGMRLGYETGFDSGSTLDYVYRNYPEGRSILGRMIDRHYLNSIGWQGIRIRKINIQQVIEQAVTRLKESDMPIRVVDIAAGHGRYVLDALEKNQNIESILLRDYSDLNVEKGQAMIEGRGLSHLAQFKKGNAFDYDSLATLDPAPTLGIVSGLYELFPDNALIKTSLAGLAAAIPPGGVLVYTGQPWHPQLKTIAYTLTSHQNGIPWMMRVRTQKEMDTLVEQAGFEKCHQVIDEFGIFTVSLAVRKPHD from the coding sequence ATGAGTCAGGAAGCGCGTATATTTCAGGAAAGTACATTCGCAACCAGCGATGGTGAGTCGCTTTATTTTTGCCACTGGTCTGCAACGGAAGGCAACGGTAAGAAAGTGATCGTGCTGTTTCACCGTGGGCATGAATACTCCGGGCGTCTACAGCACATTGTCGATGAGCTGGGCATGCCCGATACGCATTTCTACGCCTGGGATGCTCGCGGTCATGGTCAGTCGCCGGGCGCTCGCGGTTACAGTCCGAGCCTGGCTCGCTCTGTGCTGGATGTGGATGAGTTTGTACGTTTTGTGGCTAAGGACGCGCAGGTCAGCCTTGAGGATATCGTGGTGATTGCGCAGAGCGTGGGGGCGGTGCTGGTCTCCACCTGGGTTCATGACTATGCGCCGAAAATTCGGGGAATGGTGCTGGCTTCTCCGGCCTTTAAGGTCAAACTGTATGTGCCGTTTGCCCGCACGGGCCTTAGGTTGATGCAGCGGATCCGTGGCCTGTTCTACGTCAACTCCTACGTGAAAGGGAAATTCCTTAGCCACGATCCGGAGCGAGTCGCCAGCTTTGAACAGGATAAGCTCATCACGCGGGCAATCGCTGTCAATATTCTTCTCGATCTCTACAAAACCGCCGAACGTATTGTTTCCGACTCTGCCGCCATCACGCTGCCCACTCAGTTGCTTATCTCAGGCGATGATTTTGTGGTGCACGCAAAGCCGCAAAAACAGTTCTACGCCGGTCTGCGCAGCGCCATCAAAGAGCAGCATATTTTGCCTGGCTTCTACCACGATACGCTGGGTGAAAAAGACCGCGCCCTGGCCTTCGATAAAATGAAAATCTTTATCGACAAACTGTATGCGGTTCAGCCTTACACCTTCGATTACAGTCATGAGGACCAGTGGAGCCCGAGCGCCGGCGCGTACCGTGAGTTGCAGGCACCGCCAAAAGCACGCTCGCTGGAAGGGATGTTCTATTCCTCGTTAAGCTATGGCATGAAAACGGTCGGCAGACTGTCAAAAGGGATGCGTCTGGGCTACGAGACGGGCTTTGATTCCGGCAGTACGCTGGATTATGTGTACCGTAACTACCCAGAAGGTAGAAGTATTCTGGGGCGCATGATAGACAGACACTACCTCAACAGCATTGGCTGGCAGGGGATCCGGATACGAAAAATCAATATTCAGCAGGTAATAGAGCAGGCGGTCACCCGGCTGAAAGAGAGCGATATGCCGATACGTGTAGTCGATATCGCAGCCGGGCACGGGCGTTATGTGCTCGACGCGCTGGAGAAAAATCAGAATATCGAAAGCATACTGCTGCGTGATTACAGTGACCTGAACGTCGAAAAGGGCCAGGCCATGATTGAAGGGCGGGGGTTAAGCCATCTCGCTCAGTTCAAAAAGGGCAATGCCTTTGACTATGATTCTCTCGCCACGCTTGATCCCGCGCCAACGCTAGGGATAGTTTCCGGGCTTTATGAGCTCTTCCCGGATAATGCCTTAATAAAAACCTCGCTCGCCGGGCTGGCTGCGGCAATACCGCCTGGCGGCGTGCTGGTTTACACCGGGCAACCGTGGCATCCGCAATTAAAAACCATCGCCTATACCTTAACCAGCCACCAGAACGGCATTCCGTGGATGATGCGTGTGCGCACGCAGAAAGAGATGGATACGCTGGTGGAGCAAGCGGGCTTCGAGAAATGTCATCAGGTGATTGATGAGTTTGGTATTTTCACCGTCTCGCTGGCCGTGAGAAAGCCGCATGACTGA